From the Lathyrus oleraceus cultivar Zhongwan6 chromosome 3, CAAS_Psat_ZW6_1.0, whole genome shotgun sequence genome, the window taataaaaactcaaaaaaatattaattcatagttaagaccttttcaataaaggtggaaatggaacgtggtgtataccgcgcactcctgagactaggattcgagacgtatgcctcgcctatcttagttctcgccatcatttaaaatcgtcaatgtggtttcgtcaaaccctttctcaatcaaatctaagatacctaaatcttatttaacactttttcaataaaggtggaaatggaacatggtgtataccgtgcactcctgagattaagattcgagacgtatgcctcgcctatcttagctctcgccatcgtctaaaattgtcaatgcggtttcttcaaaccctttctcaatcaaattccaaaatacttaattcctatcttaacctctttcaataaagatggaaatggaacatggtgtataccacgcactcctgagactaggattcgagatgtatatctcgctcatccaagttctcgccatcactcaaaatatatccaaccgatcaaactcttttctcgccgccgtgcaattaatcaaaaacctttttcataaatgaaagatatattgtcttaaagtgatgcaaaacaatgtttcggccacgattgttgagtagagatagatgacgcttttccgaatgtagatttataaatccgttcgatgtgtggtatgcgtccactcctcatctgttttgggtaaaacaatgttttcgtcgattaatacagtataactttcgctaaaatcgaccaacaaacaaacatttttctacccagaactacgcaagccttgatttctcttttgagatacgtaggagcaggatttttaaatcttgtcaggcccactaataaaaaacttaggtttagtccttcgtcaaaaatcaaaaaaacatttcttctctcttctattctttcttttCCACTTAATAAActgaaaagcctaatatttcaactaacactaacgcacacaactaacctaatggttcctgttgagtacaacggacgtgaggggtgctaataccttccccttgcgtaatcgactcccgaaccctgatttggttgcgacgaccaataatcattgtcattttttttgtcttgggttttatcgatattttccctttccttttcaggaataaataaagttcggtggcgactctgttcagtccatcattgcgagcatgcgatcgcgcttcgctttaaagtcgtatccccattttttgAGGTACGACAGTAGGGTTCTGATGAATCCcgaatcaaaaagtcaaccaaCCAAGACACATGAATACCCATTATCTttgattagggtttcaaacaCAACACAAAACTCCACAAGCTACACCTCGTATCATGGGCTCACCATTAGGGCTTAGAAGCCAAGTCAAAGTATCCTCAGAATTAAACACAAGACCCATAAAAGCTTAACCAAGAATTAGGGTAGAGAAGCCCATATGGATGTCATGATATTAACCTCAGAAGGCAATGTCCTAAAGAATCAAGCAATTAGGGTTTCCCGCCATGTGATGAGGAAAACCACAATCTTCAAGCAAAACCCTTGTTTTTATCAACCATAAACATTGAACTTATGCAACTTGTTAGCAAGTGTTAGCCATGAATGAAGgatgcacatgaatgaggcatGAATGGATATATTTGTAGGTTAGATGAAAAGTGAAAAtgggagggtaaattttggggtatgacaactcCTATGCTTCCAACATGCAATCTGAACAAGGAAGAAGAAAGCTCCAACGTATGTCATAAGTTGTTTAAAGGCATGATTTGTTTCTCATTCTACTTAACAGCTTCTAGACCTGATATGTTTTTCATTTCTGTTGGTAGATTATCAGATTTGTGGAAGTAGTATACATATATTCTATGATAATACTATTGTTATCTATTTCATAATGAATCCTTCAACATTCCAGAACCAAGCACGTTGAAATCAGACATAATTTTATTAGAGGTTTTGTTTAGAAAGGTGTAATATGTATACAGTCTTTTGATATTGATCATCAATAGGCTGATATATTTAAAAAGCCTCTTACTattgaaatatttgattaaaaAGAATCTGAACATGCATAGTGTTGGGTTCTGAATGGAGGATCAGAGTCTGATGATGATCAGAAGCTACTATGGTCAGAAGTTCTAAAACAACTTCTGATGAACAATGGACTCTGAAGCATCTCAGCCTCTAAAACAAAAAATTGGATGAAATAGTCTTTGGTAGCATATAAGTGATACTTGTTTTTATTTGAATATTTTCTATTAACTTATATATCAGTTATCTGAATGATTCTCAATCAGTTTTAGTGATATATTTGTTGGATTATTTTTATCCTTCATATTATGTTGTGTTTGCTCATACACTAAGCTACATTAATTGGGAATCATTATGCTTTCTGGTAAAATTAAAAATAGTTGTTATTTCCATAGTTTTCTTTACTTTTGGCCTAGTTGGTTGGAATAATTCTGAGACTTCTCTATCAGCGGATCATTCAAAGGAATTAAGAGAAAATAAAAAGGAGTGTATTTTCAAAAAGGAAAATTGGTTAAACTTTAATTAAGTTGGAATGATTTTAAAGATGTTTTTCTACATTTCAAAATCATTACTCTAACCTCGGGCCATGAGGAAGTTTCCCCAGTTCACATCCCACTCATCTTCTGCGTCAGAATTAAAGAAGACTATTTTTTATGGagctttcttcttcttcttcttcttcttcttcttcttcgtcttcttgGGCTTCTTTATCGACATTGAAGTCCTTCTTGGCTTGAGTGCCTCAATGGAGGTGTTTTTTTAGAAGGTTGGACTCTTTCATATCTATGAAGATTGTGTTCCTTGGAAGTGTTGGTCTCCATAACCGTAGTGGTCTCTGAAGATATGTTGATTCTGGTGTTTCTAGTAGTTGTGCTCATCTTGTTTAGAGAGATATGGATGAAGATTTGTGGTCTTAACCTATGGTTTTATGCTTTTATATTAGATCTTGAGTGTCATATATCTTACTTGTGGAAGTTTAATCACCAATGATCTTTAATGCATGTTACTATAAGTTCACTAGATCTTAATTCCAATTATCACTTTTGTTGTCTCCAATACTTAGAAGCTGTAAAAGGATTTTATCTGACCACACAGAAAAAAAGCTTTTTAAAagaagaaaaacaagaaaggggggtttgagttgttttggaaataaaagctttttaaaaaaaaaagaacacagaattttatactggttcgcttgaaaatcaaagttattccagtccacccggccaatgtgatttcgccttcaaaaaggacttaattcactaatcttgaaagattacacaaccaataGTCTAAGAGAGTAATCTCTTAGCTCTCTtaagtatacagactgcgcaaagtcacttgaggaaaaataATTCAAGCAAAACAAagttgtaatgtaaagtgcttaTAACAGTAAGCAAGTATTACTGAAAAGTATTAGAGCAAGAGTTTTTCACGcaagagcagcagctcgtgaaaattgagagagaatgtGAATGATGTTTCTGTGCGTCTCAGGTGTGTCACTCTAGAGAAATAAtatgtcctttatatagtagttgagaaggaccgttggagtgatggcagaatcttggtctttgatgagTATTTAATGTCATTACTTATGTTGTTTCTTTCTATAACCATTGTGTCCGCCTCTTAAgttctttcttaaaatacttcctttccatagtgAGATTTCTTTCCATTACGCTTTCTTGACTTGggaatcttcatcagagtcttgatgtACCAGAGTCATTCTTCAGAGGATGATTATGTCTGACTTCATCATAGCTTTTCAGTGTTCTAGtcttcttaagtatcagagtctaAGGCCAGTAGTTTGTTGGAGCTTCTGACTTTTTGTTGTCTTTCTTTGATCAGAATCAGAGCGTTCTGGACGTACTCCTTTCTTAGCGGCGTCTGATCATCTAAAACTTTATATCTGACATACGTTtgtatctgatgtatggtcagaaTCCTCCGTGAGTGTTCAGAGTCCTGCATGAATGTTCAGAGTTCTGCAtgaatgttcagagtcctgcacacttagaaaaaaatctcgttagggtgccatttttggtttcatcctttgttatcatcaaaatcttagaaatTTATTGTAGAACCAgttttgttcttacaatctccccctttttgatgatgacaaaacagtttaagttaaagatgaaacattttcagaaaaagtCTTAGATCAGATTTGtagtgagctccccctgagttagatcttggatagttcagaagttcttaccggaccttccatAGTTTGGTGTTTTtagctactttcctgcatatcttaagtCATATTCAGAGACAATGTTTGCAGAGTTTGAAAGGaattagatatgttttcatcagagttgtttttagttctccccctttttgttagaatcaaaaaGAGTTAGCAAAAAAGAGTTAGCAAAAAGGTTGATATAGATAGATAACATTTACATAAGCCAGAAACGCAGAAAGCATATATGGAAACAAGGAGCAACAAGCAGAGCAGATaaagcaacaagcaaatcagaAAGTAACGAGCAAAAAAAATATCCTAGGTGCCTAATGAAgcgccgcgaaaaatacagagtcgccaccggattttatttattccaaaggaaagggaaaatagcgataaaccccaaatgagagaaatggtctcgcaaccaagaacggattcggaagtcggttatgcaagggaaaggtattagcacccctcacatccatggtattccatgggaaccacttgctcgtatctAATGTGTATGGATGTTTACTTATTTGTATGTTGCTTGCTATGAGATGAGAGAAAAAAATgggagagaaaataagttttaatttagtgtgctcgccaaggatttgggcccttgtgcctacgtatccccatacgtgcaatagggaaatcagagcttcgtagttcggctcaaaaatggcgtatttgtttggttgtttttactgaacagTATTGACGTTCGCGCGCTACTGTTCACTGGCTTGTACACTCTGTCATGGGAGCAgaaagtatttgcttgtttgcggtaaagtggatacgcttggttcgcactctagcagttaaacattacttgctcacacatggaggcttaagcttcgttcacggtagaacggaagtaacacgtccttattgaaaggttttgaagTGTGCGctaaggcaaaagatgatttgatttgttagggttgattttatgcatggagacaagcattaaacccttggctagatacagtcaacGGTCCAATAACTCGGGAGTTGAAAGGACAAgttatcctaaccactctttttcgTCCAAAAAGGAGATTTGATTATGAAAGGAGTTTGGCAAGTTTAATCgttggaacttagagggagacaagtctCTAACCCTTGACTAAGTACAGTCAACGATTAAAGTACTTGGGAATCGAGAGGACAATGGAGTCCTAACTATTCTTTTTCTTACTCATAGCGCCTAGATTTAACTTGTTTAAATgattagatgttttaagggggaaagtcaagtgtcgggtcctcaggctaggtacgaccgacaacccaattacttgaatgttgtgtacaaacacgtacaccccatttgcattccaatttgttatgaaaaatgttttgaaaaagaaacttgacgttgaatcaagtgttttgaatttattatgaaagTAGTGAGTGAAGAATGAAGGTAAGAGATAGGATGAGTTCgagaagagaatggagaagaGATGTGAATAATGGATCTTGGAGTGAATGGAGAatgcttgacgttggatcaagcattaacgttgcaatggtgtgagtttttATTAGGAAAAtaacttgacgttggatcaagtttcttttgtttcttttgaaaatgCTTTGTTTATCGTTTTGTGTTTTATCTTTGATTATTAATATGCATAGTAAACTATCTAGAAAGCGATAAAGCTAAGCTATTACATGATTAGGGGAGGGGGGACATTCAACCCACAATGGGGGGATGGATCCACACACTACCATGGAAAGGGAATGAAAGGAAAATACAAGTTATAAACTACTAAACTATGTACCATGCCTAAGGCATACAAGGGAAATGGTACTTCAAACAATACTAGGCTATTGAATAAAAATGGAATGGTTAAGAGCATGGCTAGCTAAGAGTGAGCTTGCTTCTCCAAGTCATATGTGACAACAAAATAACAAACGAGTTAGCATGAGATAAAGTCGAATGAATGAGAATTATGTAAGTACATACAATGGTTAGAATCGATTCAAAAGATAATGGGTTAATCAATGAAAAGTACTCAAGGATCTATCCTATGATCAAGGCAAATGAAACTAAGCATACAAAGTATTCATTACCTAAATTGAAATGGAATTTTCAATTTACAATGTAATCATAAACCAAAGAATCGACTAAATGGTCAATTTAAGTGACTATTAATTCTACGAATTAAAATCTATCGACACATGAATTAGGATAGCCATCAATCAAATGAAAAATTACCAATCTAAATTCAAGAATCAAATTGCGTGAAAAATTAATCTAAGTTCTAATCATGATAAAATCACCCATTAACCATATAAAATCCACAAAATGAAATAACCAAAATCTAATGACTAAATCCTAATCATAGCATGGTTAATCAAAGAATATTAATTCTGAAAAATTAAGAAACTAGACCTAATCTAAGAAGTGATTAAATCTAACTTCTAATCTACTTAAATCTAAATATGGATTAGACCAAAATCAGCAAGAATTCCTAATATCCAAAATCCAAAATAAGAGAAGCATTCCTAATTATAACTAGATTAACCTACTCTAATCAGCATCAAGATTAACCACAAAAAGGAATAAAATCTAAATTAACTTCAGATTAATCATGGATTAAGAAAGAATTAAATATGAACATGGGCCTGGGGTGTTAATGGATCGAAGAGGGGGTTTGTAGAAATTCAGAACAGCTTTCTTGGGCCAAAGGCCCAAGTCCTTAACGTGAGAACCCAATTCGCCCTGAATGTGATTCAGCCAAGAGCTTCCTGAAGAAACTCGCGAATTCGCACGAACCACCCAATTCCGGTAAACCGCTGAAGCTTAGCGCTTCATGCCGCGGCCGTGAGAAATGGTTCCGGTGCAAGCGACCATGAGCTCGAGAATTCAAAGAATGTGCGACGACGGATTGTTGGATCGGTGAGGAGATTCAATGTCGAATCGAGTTGCGGAATCGAGAACCTACAGTCAATACTCTTGCACGTGGTGTCGGAGAGAGACGAATCGGGGACGAATCGATGATTGAGAGCGAAGAACTTACCGTAGCGAGGTTCTCGGCGATTACAGGTCCTATTCTGATCCTCTTCCCTTTCTTTTCTTCTTCCACTTCTCCGTTATGATCTTCTTCTTCTGTTTTCCGTTTTCTCCTTTCTCTGTTCTTCGCTTCTCATTTGTTTCCTCTGTGATTGAAGGTTGTGTAATGGAGGTCGAATGTGTCGAAGATTGGTTGCCGGATTTTGATGGTTGAAGGTGAGGAAATCAACAAGCTTCCGCTTCCTTCAATCTTCTACTCCGATTTCTACTATCGTTTTTTCTGTTTGTGTTTGCAGCTATATGGTTAGAAGGGTCATACAGATGCAGATGGAAGCAGTTGAGGGAGGTTCTATCCGTTAGAGTTGTCTCAGTTTTTGTGGTAGGTTAGGTTCTGCAGCGATGTCGAGTTGGAGAGTGAAGAAAGATTGGTTGTAGGATGGAAGATGATGGAGGATTGAAGGGTTAGAATGGAAGGTTCGAGGAAGCTTGAAGATGGTTCTTGAAGGAGGTTGTGGGGTTTTCTGTTAGAAGTTGGTTAAAGGTTTGCTTAGGTTGGAGGAATGTACAGAAGGTTGTGTAGGGGATGTATGGAGGTTCGTGTGAATGGAAGGTTGCAGGTTTGGTTAGGGTGAAGAAGAATTGGTTGAATGGTGatggaggtggtgaagaatggtGAGGAAAGTGAGAGAGGTTGAAGGTGGCAACCGACCTTTAACAAAATCATCAAGGTATCAATTTATAGATTCCCAACTCTTTTCTGTTCTGAAAATCGGTTAGGAATTGGTTAGAAAAAATCAGTTAGGGTGGTTTAGAGTTTGTTATGACAGTTAGATTTACAGTTGGCAATTTTTGGAATTATGTTGAGTTGTTTAGCAGTTGCACAACTGTTATTCAGTTTCTGTGAGGTTCTGTTTTCTCTTATGCAGGAAGTTTGCAGCAGTGGTTATTGAAGAAGGTTTGAGGGTTACGATTCTGTTATCGGTTGGTGTTGGTTAGAATGGTGGTAAGGTCAGTTGTCATTGGCAGGAATTGTGTTTGGTTTGCTATCATGAAAATGTTAGCTGGAGAATTATGTTTTGATCTGTTTTTATGGTTTGTAAATCATGAACTGAATGCGCTCTTCTCACCTCAGTTTCTTGCAAATTTTCAGGATCTCTTGGATGGTTATCCTTTGATTCCATTATCGTGATGCCCTCTTCAAAGCTACAATGGAGGTGAATTTCCTCGTACATTGTCTTCATTACCAGGTAGTATGTTTGATGATTCGCAGCAATCCGCAGGTTTCGAATTTCATTTCCCCATTTTATTGAAGATCCTAGGGGTAACCTTGAGCAAATGCAGGATTTGATGAATGAAGTTGCCCCACAGTGATTCTATGTGGTGCGGTGTTACGGCGAACTGTTGCACAATTAGAGTCAGTCGCTTCGAGCAGCATTGTATGGTCGACTCAGTAAAGGTCACAGTGGAATAAGATTGGAGCTAAGATACAATGCATCAGTTTTAGATTGATTGAAACACAATGCGATTCAGGATGCTTGGATTACTGGTTTGAATATGTGGGCCATAGTTGGTGAAGTGTGTCCTTTGGTCTTGGCCATTTATAGGCGTGGGTTTGGTTGGCTTTAGTTAGTTAGAGTTGTTTTCTAATTTAAATAAAATGAACATTAACAGTGGAAGGTAAATTCAAGTGACTGCAAATGCAATTACACCATTGTTGTGCTTATTAATGGAAATTCTTTGAAATGATGTATGGTTGTAATTGAATTAAAATGGAGAATGAAATGTATGTGAGAATTGATCCCTGTAATGTGAAAACATATATACTCTTAGTTTGAAATGAATTGAAATTAGAATGTAACGTGATGATTGAATATAATGGAAATGTTGAATTTGGTTTTAACTGTAATGAAGTATTTCATTTAGGAATGGATTGGAGATGTAACTGGAAGTTGGTAAGAAAATGGTTAAATGCAATGGAATTAGAATGTTTGAAATTGAATGTAATGAGTGATTGTATTGTATTAAAAGTGGTTAAATGTGAGAAATGAATGTGAAATTGTGTAGTTAGATTAAGGGATATTGAATGCAATATGGATATTTCTTTTAAATGTGTATATGGATTAATGAAATGGGCTAAATGGAGAATGGATTAAATTGTAAGTGAATTTCTTAAATGGGTTAGTGGTTAATCGGATAATGATGGATAAAATTGGATTAAAATGGGATCTAATGGATTGGTAAATGGATAAATGAACTTGAAATTGGATATGGATGTAATGTATGGTTTGGATATTGTTAAATGGAATTTTTTTGGATATTGTTAAATGGATTGGgaaaaaaaatgataaaatggTTTATGGATTAAAATTGAATTGGATATGGGGTAAAAATGGATAATTGGATTATTGATTAGAATTGGATGTTAATTGGATTTGATTTAACTATGGACAAATGGATTATGGACATTTGGTTTTAAGATGTGGATATGGGTtagatggttgactttggtcaactggttgaccaaaaagtcaacagttgaccaaaaaatcaacatttgaccaaaagtcaacttaggCAACAATGTGTATTTTTAGGTGGAATGAATACGTATATGATCGAAAATCCCAATGTTCTCAAACCACCAAGCAAATGAATACTCAACCAAGCAACTGACTGTAGCGCCTCGAATGAATTCTAACCAATGGATCCGAACCATGAGTCTTAACCAAACAACTGAACCATCTAAAATGAACCAAACAAATCAGACGCAACCTCcctgaattagggtttccactaCGCTCCCTGGTGAACACCTTTGAACCCATGATTTCATGCTTTTTTCGAATGCAAGTGGAATGTGTTATGATACAATGAATACGTAGATGAAATGAATGCTTATCAGGATATGCAAATGcttagggttagtgacctagatgaacttgtgaaaggtagggtaaattttggggtatgacacctaagggtttggaggtggaggcgtcctctggagcagctgggacaacatgttctgaatgttgacattgaCAGAATCCTGTTGGTCCAGTCTGACTCGAACTACCTGTTGTTCTTTCTGCAGCTCTTCAAGGGTCTTTAGGACCAGAGGGACGAATCTAGAGTTGTAGGTCTCCCCCTGAGTCAGTGCATCATTTCTGGCCTTGGCAGCAGACTCTTCAGCAAGGCGAGCTGCTTCTTCAGCGACAACTTTGGCTTTTGCCTCAGCTTCAACAGCAGCATCAGCaagagctttggcttcagcttctttgattctctgaagttcttcttatctcgctttctcttcagcttcctgTCTTTCCtgctcctcagcttctctggctagacactcttggagtctgatctcagcgtctctgatgaagtcattgcggacttgttcagagaggccattcagcttgaaggcttcagaagtcatccaacttatcactctgttccagtgagTCCTTACAGCGGAGGGATCATtactgatgccagagttgatggtcagagacttgaccttgtcaactgaagactctgcaaaaaccGTAATTGCTTCCTCAAGGGTCAGAAGGGTGGTTTTTGGTTCAGAGGCTTGGGAGCGAGAGGTGGGGGGCTTAGGTTAAGTGTGGGAGTTGTTGGGTCAGCGGAGGTAGTATGTTGGGGTATTTCAGAGTGTAGTGGTTGGGATGGTTGTGATTCAGAGTGGATTGGTTATGATGGTGGGGGGTCAGAGGTGGTTGTGTTTGGGTTTTCTGGGGGTGGAGAAGTAACTTCAGGTTCAGGATTAAAGTGTGTTGGTTGTTGAGAGGCTAGAGCACGGTTTTGGATCTGAGCCAGAGTTGGGGAGTGAGGATCAGAGGGTTTAGTGTCAGATGAGAGGTTATAGTAAGGTGGGGATTGTGGAGATGGTGATGAAGAGGGTGACGTGGTTTCGTTTAGCATTTCTGCTTCTGAAATAGGTAGAGTTGTGGTGGCAAGATTGAATTTTTGGGATGGTAGGTTAGAGGGTCTAGAGGTTGAGGGAGGAGTATCAGAGGTTGTATATCTGGGCGAAGGTTGAGGGAGTAAGGAAGCAATAGGTTCAATTTTTACAGAGGGAGGGAGAGATACAGACTTACCAGGTGATCCAACCAGAGGTactggaggtcttgatccagaTGGTTCTCCCAACTTCGCTTTCTTTGCCTGCTTGGTCTTCTTAGATGGTTCTCGTGTCCTTTTCTGGAAGTCTGGAGGAAATTCGGGCAGCCAGTCtaaggagaaatctgagatatCTACTCCTTGTTTGTGCATATCCTCTAGATAGTATGCGActacctctggagggtcgatcTTTGAGAAAAGATAGAGTCCATTTGACATCTCCCTCTGATCTTTaagtgcttcccaggaggtgtccaaTGTTGGTTTGACCCTTGATTAAtaattcccatgctcttcagattgcgaGCGTTTAGAGGTCTTCCAGTATCTATCATCacatcttccatgagtctgagctgtatcagatggtccacgaggcCACTTTCAATCAGCACATCGAATATAAGTCTCcccagaggaatgtagtttcttgtcttcatgttgtttctggtatctttcacggagtctctgagatatttgaagagaagtgcaggaaggcagaacttcagacccttgtgaatgcagtaaAGGATGCATTGGTGTCTTAGTAGGTTTGCATTccgccatttcgaatttcttcagaatgtattttatgtatttactttgatgaacataGGTGACTTCTGAATCTTGATTGATTTTgattcctagaaagaactttagttcttgcattaagctcatttcaaattctgcctgcattcgctcagagaattcttgacatacagaaaggttagctgaaccaaaaataatgtcatcaacatatatctggcatatcatgaggtcattattgatgtttttacagaagagtgtagagtcaactttccctctaataaagtcatgttccagaagaaaattgcttagcctttcataccaagctctaggagcttgttttaatccatataaagatttcttaagtttagacaatttgagttttcaaaacctggaggttgattaacatacacttcttctaatatataaccattaagaaatgtgctcttgacatccatttgatatagtttgatagaaTGGTTTACAGcgaatgaaacaagtaagcgaatagattctaacctggcgactggggcaaaggtttcgttgtagtcaatgccttcttgttgactgtacccttgtgccaccagtcgagctttattttTGACGACTTCgcccttttcatttagcttgtttctgaacacccatttggttccaataatgtgagtgcctttgggtttgggaacaagatcccagacgtcattctttaagaattgatctagctcttcttgcatggctagaacctAGTCATCATCTTGAAGTtcctcatcacaggaagtaggctcaatcagagatactagtcctagaggaatttcttcaggtaccttgaatgttgacctagttcggataggttcatccttgtttcccagaatcaaatcttcagagatgttgaAACGATTTTTTGATTTCTTTTGGATCGCTGGGGCTTTAGTTCCATATGAACTTTGTAtatcagatacttctggtgctttgatcttttcgtcagaacctgcaagagtaatctccagatctacaagtttctcaactagctttgacttttcagggtcaagcttatcatcaaatctgacatggattgattcttccacagttttggtttctgtgttgtatactctgtagcctttagagcgttctgagtatcctaacataatacctttttgtgcttttgaatcaaacttgtttagatgttctttagtactcagaataaagcaagagcatccaaaaggatgaaaataagaaatgttgggttttcttcctttacatagttcatagggagtcttttccagaatatgtcttatggagattctattttgaatataacacgttgtatttactgcttcaacccaaa encodes:
- the LOC127131030 gene encoding extensin-like gives rise to the protein MSNGLYLFSKIDPPEVVAYYLEDMHKQGVDISDFSLDWLPEFPPDFQKRTREPSKKTKQAKKAKLGEPSGSRPPVPLVGSPGKSVSLPPSVKIEPIASLLPQPSPRYTTSDTPPSTSRPSNLPSQKFNLATTTLPISEAEMLNETTSPSSSPSPQSPPYYNLSSDTKPSDPHSPTLAQIQNRALASQQPTHFNPEPEVTSPPPENPNTTTSDPPPS